In the genome of Mugil cephalus isolate CIBA_MC_2020 chromosome 21, CIBA_Mcephalus_1.1, whole genome shotgun sequence, one region contains:
- the LOC124999136 gene encoding adenosine 5'-monophosphoramidase HINT3-like isoform X2, which translates to MGTQDASGDEDCLFCQIANNQSEAEILLSDDELVCFRDMKPGAVHHYLVVPRRHIDNCKTLQRDNVSLVERMEEMGRSILQKNQVCDLDDISKMNMRSQLRYGPQSHWFITVDKVLSQLKTGGKVK; encoded by the exons ATGGGGACTCAAGACGCTTCCGGGGACGAAGACTGTCTTTTCTGCCAAATAGCAAACAACCAGAGTGAGGCAGAAATCCTGCTCAGT GACGATGAGTTGGTGTGTTTTCGTGACATGAAACCTGGTGCCGTACATCATTACCTCGTTGTTCCCAGGAGGCATATCGACAACTGCAAAACTCTCCAGAGGGACAACGTATCTCTGG TGGAACGGATGGAAGAAATGGGAAGGAGTATACTTCAGAAGAACCAAGTCTGCGACTTAGATGACATCAG TAAGATGAACATGAGGTCGCAGCTTCGCTACGGGCCGCAGTCTCACTGGTTTATCACG GTAGACAAAGTGCTTTCTCAGCTGAAGACTGGCGGCAAAGTCAAATGA
- the LOC124998679 gene encoding adenosine 5'-monophosphoramidase HINT3-like, translating to MLTSECRRTTPLHLWVDSMEQTATHNSDPDKNEVKTCIFCLIANNRDEETKILKQNEHVVCFRDIYPAAPHHYLVVPRQHITNCHSLHRGHIDLVEQMVELGKATLIDQGITDMTDISLGFHQPPYTSVDHLHLHVLAPASKISEYMEYKFHPGSYRFLTVERLRKQLQHICSPLSSCCIKV from the exons ATGCTGACTTCTGAGTGCAGAAGGACCACACCATTACACCTTTGGGTAGACTCGATGGAACAAACGGCGACACACAATTCGGACCCAgataaaaatgaagttaaaacCTGTATCTTCTGTTTAATAGCGAACAATCGAGACGAAGAAACGAAAATCCTCAAACAG AATGAACACGTGGTGTGTTTCAGAGACATTTACCCCGCTGCTCCTCACCATTACCTGGTTGTACCCAGACAGCACATAACCAACTGCCACTCACTGCACAGAGGACACATCGACCTCG TTGAACAGATGGTTGAGCTGGGTAAAGCTACCCTTATTGACCAAGGAATCACTGACATGACAGACATAAG TTTGGGCTTCCACCAACCTCCCTACACTTCAGTAgatcacctccacctccacgtGCTCGCTCCAGCCAGCAAGATCTCAGAGTATATGGAGTATAAATTCCACCCAGGGTCCTACAGGTTTCTTACT GTAGAACGTTTACGGAAACAGCTACAGCACATCTGCAGTCCACTGTCATCATGTTGCATAAAGGTGTAA
- the LOC124999136 gene encoding adenosine 5'-monophosphoramidase HINT3-like isoform X1: MGTQDASGDEDCLFCQIANNQSEAEILLSDDELVCFRDMKPGAVHHYLVVPRRHIDNCKTLQRDNVSLVERMEEMGRSILQKNQVCDLDDIRMGFHLPPFSSVPHLHLHALAPASKMNMRSQLRYGPQSHWFITVDKVLSQLKTGGKVK, encoded by the exons ATGGGGACTCAAGACGCTTCCGGGGACGAAGACTGTCTTTTCTGCCAAATAGCAAACAACCAGAGTGAGGCAGAAATCCTGCTCAGT GACGATGAGTTGGTGTGTTTTCGTGACATGAAACCTGGTGCCGTACATCATTACCTCGTTGTTCCCAGGAGGCATATCGACAACTGCAAAACTCTCCAGAGGGACAACGTATCTCTGG TGGAACGGATGGAAGAAATGGGAAGGAGTATACTTCAGAAGAACCAAGTCTGCGACTTAGATGACATCAG GATGGGGTTTCACCTGCCTCCATTCTCATCTGttccccacctccacctccacgcTCTGGCCCCGGCCAGTAAGATGAACATGAGGTCGCAGCTTCGCTACGGGCCGCAGTCTCACTGGTTTATCACG GTAGACAAAGTGCTTTCTCAGCTGAAGACTGGCGGCAAAGTCAAATGA